One stretch of Streptomyces sp. 135 DNA includes these proteins:
- a CDS encoding sigma-70 family RNA polymerase sigma factor produces the protein MPESSERGRPADSGPDTPAVPPLVSGTDSGEAVVPLPLPHASAAITLEVAPVQTQTQTLAQNDTAAYPEADKDVLEAVPPQSRAPLHPESETPEVLEPPEALEPETADLPAPRGRTDTGGPSSDLFRQYLREIGRIPLLTAAEEVELARNVEAGLFAEEKLGNTPDLDSQLALDLDKLVVMGRMAKRRLIEANLRLVVSVAKRYVGRGLTMLDLVQEGNLGLIRAVEKFDYARGYKFSTYATWWIRQAMSRALADQARTIRVPVHVVELINRVVRVQRRMLQERGYEPTPEEVAAQLDLPPERVSEVLRLAQEPVSLHAPVGEEDDVALGDLIEDGDATSPVESAAFLLLREHLEAVLSTLGERERKVVQLRYGLADGRPRTRDHAFADQLRGYLD, from the coding sequence GTGCCTGAGTCCTCGGAGCGCGGCCGGCCCGCAGACAGCGGGCCCGACACCCCCGCGGTTCCACCCCTCGTGTCCGGGACGGACAGCGGCGAGGCCGTCGTCCCTCTCCCGTTGCCGCACGCCTCAGCAGCGATCACCCTGGAGGTCGCCCCCGTGCAGACCCAGACCCAGACCCTCGCCCAGAACGACACCGCCGCGTACCCCGAAGCGGACAAGGACGTCCTGGAGGCGGTCCCGCCGCAGAGCCGCGCCCCGCTGCACCCCGAGTCCGAGACCCCCGAAGTCCTGGAACCCCCCGAGGCCCTCGAACCGGAGACCGCCGACCTCCCCGCCCCCCGAGGCCGCACCGACACCGGCGGCCCGTCCTCCGACCTGTTCCGCCAGTACCTGCGCGAGATCGGGCGGATCCCCCTGCTCACCGCCGCGGAGGAGGTGGAGCTCGCCCGCAATGTGGAGGCCGGCCTCTTCGCCGAGGAGAAGCTGGGCAACACCCCCGACCTGGACTCCCAACTCGCCCTGGACCTCGACAAGCTGGTCGTCATGGGCCGGATGGCCAAGCGCCGCCTCATCGAGGCCAACCTCCGCCTGGTCGTCTCCGTCGCCAAGCGGTACGTGGGCCGCGGCCTCACCATGCTCGACCTCGTCCAGGAGGGGAACCTCGGCCTGATCAGGGCGGTGGAGAAGTTCGACTACGCCCGGGGCTACAAGTTCTCCACGTACGCGACCTGGTGGATCCGGCAGGCCATGTCCCGCGCCCTCGCGGACCAGGCCCGCACCATCCGCGTGCCCGTGCACGTCGTGGAGCTCATCAACCGCGTCGTGCGCGTCCAGCGCCGCATGCTCCAGGAGCGCGGGTACGAGCCCACGCCCGAGGAGGTGGCGGCCCAGCTGGACCTGCCCCCCGAGCGGGTCAGCGAGGTCCTCAGGCTGGCGCAGGAGCCGGTCTCGCTGCACGCGCCCGTCGGCGAGGAGGACGACGTCGCGCTCGGCGACCTCATCGAGGACGGCGACGCGACGTCCCCCGTGGAATCCGCCGCGTTCCTGCTGCTCCGCGAGCACCTGGAGGCGGTCCTCTCCACGCTCGGCGAGCGCGAGCGCAAGGTCGTCCAGCTGCGCTACGGCCTCGCGGACGGCAGGCCGCGCACCCGCGACCACGCGTTCGCGGACCAGCTGAGGGGCTATCTGGACTGA
- a CDS encoding ABC transporter ATP-binding protein has product MLIRLLRTYLRPYKKPIALLVLLQFLQTCAALYLPTLNADIIDNGVVEGDTGYILTFGGVMIAVTIVQMVCNIGAVFYGARTASALGRDVRAAVFDRVQSFSAREMGQFGAPSLITRTTNDVQQVQMLVLMSFTLMVTAPIMCVGGIVMALGQDIPLSGVLVAVVPVLGISVSLIVRRLRPLFRTMQVRLDTVNRVLREQITGNRVIRAFVRDAYEKERFRGANADLTDVSLGSGRLLALMFPIVMTVVNVSSVAVVWFGARRIDGGDMKIGALTAFLAYLMQIVMSVMMATFMFMMVPRAEVCAERIEEVLDTESSVVPPAEPVRELRSHGHLEIRGAGFRYPGAEEPVLRAIDLVARPGETTAVIGSTGSGKSTLLGLVPRLIDATEGQVLVGGVDVASVEPALLARTVSLVPQKPYLFAGTVATNLRYGNPDVTDEELWHALEVAQAKEFVAGLAEGLDAPISQGGTNVSGGQRQRLSIARTLVQRPEIYLFDDSFSALDYATDAALRGALSRETAEATVVIVAQRVSTIRDADRIVVLDEGRVVGSGRHHELMESNETYREIVLSQLTEAEAA; this is encoded by the coding sequence GTGCTCATACGACTCCTGCGGACGTACCTGCGCCCGTACAAGAAACCGATCGCCCTGCTGGTGCTGTTGCAGTTCCTCCAGACCTGCGCCGCGCTCTATCTGCCCACACTGAACGCCGACATCATCGACAACGGCGTCGTCGAGGGGGACACGGGTTACATCCTCACCTTCGGCGGCGTCATGATCGCCGTCACCATCGTGCAGATGGTCTGCAACATCGGCGCCGTCTTCTACGGCGCGCGCACCGCCTCCGCCCTCGGGCGCGACGTCCGGGCCGCCGTCTTCGACCGCGTGCAGTCCTTCTCCGCGCGCGAGATGGGCCAGTTCGGCGCCCCCTCACTGATCACGCGGACCACCAACGACGTCCAGCAGGTGCAGATGCTGGTCCTGATGTCGTTCACGCTGATGGTCACCGCGCCCATCATGTGCGTCGGCGGCATCGTGATGGCGCTCGGCCAGGACATCCCCCTCTCCGGGGTGCTGGTCGCCGTCGTACCCGTCCTCGGGATCAGCGTCAGCCTCATCGTGCGGCGCCTGCGTCCGCTGTTCCGCACCATGCAGGTGCGGCTCGACACGGTCAACCGCGTGCTGCGCGAGCAGATCACCGGCAACCGCGTCATCCGCGCCTTCGTCCGGGACGCGTACGAGAAGGAGCGCTTCCGCGGGGCCAACGCCGACCTGACCGACGTCTCTCTCGGCAGCGGCAGGCTGCTCGCGCTGATGTTCCCGATCGTCATGACCGTCGTGAACGTCTCGTCGGTCGCCGTCGTCTGGTTCGGCGCGCGGCGCATCGACGGCGGCGACATGAAGATCGGCGCGCTCACCGCGTTCCTCGCCTATCTCATGCAGATCGTGATGTCGGTGATGATGGCCACCTTCATGTTCATGATGGTGCCCCGCGCGGAGGTCTGTGCCGAGCGCATCGAGGAGGTCCTGGACACCGAGTCCAGCGTGGTGCCCCCGGCCGAACCGGTGCGCGAGCTGCGCAGCCACGGCCACCTGGAGATCCGGGGCGCGGGCTTCCGCTACCCCGGCGCCGAGGAGCCCGTCCTGAGGGCCATCGACCTGGTCGCCCGCCCCGGTGAGACGACCGCCGTGATCGGCTCGACGGGCAGCGGCAAGTCGACGCTGCTCGGCCTCGTGCCGCGGCTGATCGACGCGACCGAGGGGCAGGTCCTGGTCGGCGGCGTGGACGTGGCCAGCGTCGAGCCCGCGCTGCTCGCGCGGACCGTGAGCCTGGTCCCGCAGAAGCCGTACCTCTTCGCGGGCACGGTCGCGACCAACCTGCGGTACGGCAATCCGGACGTGACGGACGAGGAGCTCTGGCACGCCCTGGAGGTCGCCCAGGCCAAGGAGTTCGTGGCGGGCCTGGCGGAGGGGCTCGACGCGCCGATCTCGCAGGGCGGCACCAACGTCTCCGGCGGCCAGCGCCAACGCCTGTCCATCGCGCGCACGCTGGTGCAGCGCCCGGAGATCTACCTCTTCGACGACTCGTTCTCCGCGCTCGACTACGCCACCGACGCGGCGCTGCGCGGCGCGCTGTCCCGGGAGACCGCCGAGGCGACCGTCGTCATCGTCGCGCAGCGCGTCTCGACCATCAGGGACGCCGACCGCATCGTGGTCCTCGACGAGGGCCGGGTCGTGGGCAGCGGCCGCCATCACGAGCTGATGGAGAGCAATGAGACCTACCGGGAGATCGTGCTCTCCCAGCTGACGGAAGCGGAGGCCGCGTAA
- the dnaG gene encoding DNA primase, with translation MAGRINDEDVKAVRDAVPIDAVVSDYLQLRNAGGGNLKGLCPFHDEKSPSFQVSPSKGLFHCFGCQEGGDTIAFVMKIDHLTFSETVERLAAKAGITLRYEEGGYNPSHQRGERIRLVEAHKVAAQFYVEQLESPEAEIGRKFLAERGFDQAAAAHFGVGYSPAGWDHLTRYLRGKGFTDKELTLSGLSQEGRRGPIDRFRGRLMWPIRDIGGEVVGFGARKLRDDDNGPKYLNTPETPIYKKGQVLYGVDLAKKEIAKTSRAVVVEGYTDVMACHLAGVTTAIATCGTAFGGDHIKILRRLLMDNGSARVIFTFDGDAAGQKAALRAFEDDQKFAAETYIAIAPEGMDPCELRLAKGDEAVADLVEPRTPLFEFALRQIVSRYDLETPAGRAAALDEAGPVVARIKNSGAQHEVAVQLAGMLGILDTQFVVKRVAQLARWARDRGGRGPAQPQGRPQQTYAQGPPPPSGPALTLRSPAHRTERELLKLALQRPELVSPAFDAYGVDEFTAPPYAAVRQCIEEAGGAEAGIADAQAYLARVLDAAPDDTVRRMVTELAVEAILRKTVDEVYAGVQLVQVRLRAVDRRIRDVQGSLARLGAGGDPQRLTAVQNELWVLQQYGQALRDRGADAL, from the coding sequence GTGGCAGGCAGGATCAATGACGAGGACGTGAAGGCGGTTCGGGACGCGGTCCCGATCGACGCCGTGGTCTCCGACTACCTCCAGCTGCGCAACGCCGGAGGTGGAAACCTCAAGGGCCTGTGCCCCTTCCACGACGAGAAGTCCCCGTCGTTCCAGGTCAGCCCGAGCAAGGGCCTCTTCCACTGCTTCGGCTGCCAGGAAGGCGGCGACACGATCGCCTTCGTGATGAAGATCGACCACCTCACGTTCTCGGAGACGGTCGAGCGCCTCGCCGCCAAGGCGGGCATCACGCTGCGGTACGAGGAGGGCGGGTACAACCCCAGCCACCAGCGCGGCGAGCGCATCCGCCTGGTCGAGGCCCACAAGGTCGCCGCCCAGTTCTACGTGGAGCAGCTGGAGAGCCCCGAGGCCGAGATCGGCCGCAAGTTCCTCGCCGAGCGCGGCTTCGACCAGGCCGCCGCGGCGCACTTCGGCGTGGGGTACAGCCCGGCCGGCTGGGACCACCTCACCCGCTATCTGCGCGGCAAGGGCTTCACCGACAAGGAGCTGACCCTCTCCGGCCTCTCCCAGGAGGGCCGCCGCGGCCCCATCGACCGCTTCCGCGGCCGCCTGATGTGGCCCATCCGCGACATCGGCGGCGAGGTCGTCGGCTTCGGCGCCCGCAAGCTGCGCGACGACGACAACGGCCCGAAGTACCTCAACACCCCCGAGACCCCGATCTACAAGAAGGGCCAGGTCCTCTACGGCGTCGACCTGGCCAAGAAGGAGATCGCCAAGACCTCCCGCGCGGTCGTCGTCGAGGGGTACACCGACGTCATGGCCTGCCACCTCGCCGGCGTCACCACCGCCATCGCGACCTGCGGCACGGCCTTCGGCGGCGACCACATCAAGATCCTGCGCCGCCTCCTGATGGACAACGGCTCGGCGCGGGTCATCTTCACCTTCGACGGCGACGCGGCGGGCCAGAAGGCCGCCCTGCGCGCCTTCGAGGACGACCAGAAGTTCGCCGCCGAGACGTACATCGCCATCGCGCCCGAGGGCATGGACCCCTGCGAGCTGCGCCTGGCCAAGGGCGACGAGGCGGTCGCCGACCTCGTCGAGCCCCGCACGCCGCTCTTCGAGTTCGCCCTGCGCCAGATCGTCTCCCGGTACGACCTGGAGACCCCCGCCGGCCGCGCCGCCGCCCTGGACGAGGCGGGGCCCGTCGTGGCCCGCATCAAGAACAGCGGCGCGCAGCACGAGGTGGCCGTCCAGCTCGCCGGCATGCTCGGCATCCTCGACACGCAGTTCGTCGTCAAGCGCGTGGCGCAGCTGGCCCGTTGGGCCCGTGACCGCGGCGGCCGGGGCCCCGCGCAGCCGCAGGGCAGACCCCAGCAGACGTACGCGCAGGGACCGCCCCCGCCCAGCGGCCCCGCGCTCACCCTGCGCAGCCCCGCCCACCGCACCGAGCGCGAGCTGCTCAAGCTGGCCCTCCAGCGCCCCGAGCTGGTCTCCCCTGCCTTCGACGCGTACGGGGTGGACGAGTTCACCGCCCCGCCCTATGCGGCCGTGCGCCAGTGCATCGAGGAGGCGGGCGGCGCCGAGGCGGGCATCGCCGACGCGCAGGCCTACCTCGCGCGCGTGCTCGACGCGGCGCCCGACGACACGGTGCGCCGCATGGTCACCGAGCTGGCCGTCGAGGCGATCCTGCGCAAGACCGTCGACGAGGTGTACGCGGGCGTGCAGCTCGTCCAGGTCCGGCTGCGCGCCGTCGACCGCCGCATCCGCGACGTCCAGGGCAGCCTCGCCCGCCTGGGCGCCGGCGGTGACCCGCAGCGGCTGACCGCGGTGCAGAACGAGTTGTGGGTCCTCCAGCAGTACGGCCAGGCGCTGCGCGACCGCGGGGCCGACGCCCTCTAG
- a CDS encoding YtxH domain-containing protein translates to MRYRLTFVAGLALGYVLGTRAGRERYEQLRKSAREIAQNPAVRNTVESASQQGREVAGKAFHSVSEKMGDRMPDSVADRVRSLRERGQGSGEDDWGTSNT, encoded by the coding sequence ATGCGGTACCGGCTCACATTCGTGGCGGGACTGGCCCTCGGGTACGTGCTCGGGACCCGGGCCGGACGCGAGCGTTACGAGCAGTTGAGGAAGTCCGCCCGCGAGATCGCGCAGAACCCGGCCGTGCGCAACACCGTGGAGTCCGCGAGCCAGCAAGGGCGCGAGGTGGCGGGCAAGGCCTTCCATTCGGTCTCCGAGAAGATGGGCGACCGGATGCCCGACTCGGTCGCCGACCGGGTGCGGTCGCTGCGCGAGCGGGGACAGGGCTCCGGCGAGGACGACTGGGGCACGAGCAACACCTAG
- a CDS encoding site-specific integrase, whose translation MLRGTKRRAYAAKTIANLHGLLYSILQSAVDADPALRDSNPCAHTKLPKGNDTEDDEVFLEPEEYALLRAYVRADAIDIIDALVSTGLRWGEVTALQPRDFTFVSKRPTLRVQRAWKRRGEGGTFLGAPKTKKSRRTLVLTPDQVQLFQRICKGKKPTDLFFTAPEGGAWHSGVFHAHRWKPALDAANTAGLTKRPRIHDLRHTHASWLIAGKVPLPVIQARLGHESITTTVDRYGHLLESSDDEVVAAVEWAMGAAITQAVAKAA comes from the coding sequence ATGCTCCGGGGGACGAAGCGCCGCGCGTACGCGGCGAAGACGATCGCCAACCTCCACGGCCTGCTCTACAGCATCCTCCAGTCGGCCGTGGACGCCGACCCGGCTCTCCGCGACTCGAACCCCTGCGCACATACCAAGCTGCCCAAGGGGAACGACACAGAGGACGACGAGGTCTTCCTGGAGCCCGAGGAGTACGCCCTCCTGCGCGCGTACGTACGTGCCGACGCTATCGACATCATTGACGCGCTGGTCAGCACCGGCCTCCGGTGGGGAGAGGTGACGGCGCTCCAGCCTCGGGACTTCACCTTCGTCTCCAAGCGGCCGACGCTCCGCGTGCAGCGCGCGTGGAAGCGGCGGGGCGAGGGCGGGACGTTCCTCGGGGCCCCCAAGACCAAGAAGTCACGCCGGACCCTCGTGCTCACCCCCGACCAGGTGCAGCTGTTCCAGCGGATCTGCAAGGGGAAGAAGCCGACCGACCTCTTCTTCACTGCCCCAGAGGGCGGGGCTTGGCACTCCGGCGTGTTCCACGCGCACCGCTGGAAGCCCGCCCTGGACGCGGCCAACACCGCCGGCCTCACCAAGCGCCCGCGCATCCACGACCTTCGCCACACCCACGCTTCCTGGCTCATCGCTGGAAAGGTCCCGCTGCCCGTGATCCAGGCCCGCCTCGGCCACGAGTCGATCACGACGACCGTCGACCGGTACGGACACCTCCTGGAGTCCTCGGACGACGAGGTCGTGGCAGCCGTCGAGTGGGCGATGGGTGCTGCGATCACGCAGGCCGTCGCCAAGGCGGCTTGA
- a CDS encoding FGGY family carbohydrate kinase, giving the protein MGIVAGLDSSPDFTRIVVCDTDTGAVLKQGYAPHPLESAEGGGRPSDVDPQAWLLSLGEAAGGGLLEGVQAIGVSAQQNALVPLDGHGNTVRPALVGNDRRAQVAAVDLIDALGGREAWAQAVGCVPQAAQPVTKLRWLARTEPEAARHVAALMQAPDWLVWQLLGRPARRTTDRGGASGTGYWSAATGAYRPDLVELALGHQAMLPEVIGPAEPAGTTPEGLLISAGTGETMAAAFGLGVQQGDAVVSLGASGSVMAVHHEALVDARGMITSLADATGMQLPVVHTMNAVRVLRGTAEMLGVADLEELSALAMKSTPGAHGLALLPYLEGEKTPNLPHAAGTLTGLRRESMKPEHLARAAFEGMLCGLGDALDVLRVRGVDVRRVFLLGAAAELPAVQAAAPMLFGTQVVVPQPADYAAIGAARQAAWALTGQLPLWQGAAAQIFEPGEELAVGQAVRQQYSTVREQSHPGAFS; this is encoded by the coding sequence ATGGGGATAGTCGCAGGGTTGGACAGTTCGCCCGATTTCACGCGCATTGTGGTCTGTGACACGGACACGGGCGCCGTACTCAAGCAGGGTTACGCCCCGCATCCGCTGGAGAGCGCGGAGGGGGGCGGCCGGCCCTCCGACGTCGATCCGCAGGCATGGCTGCTCTCCCTCGGCGAGGCGGCGGGCGGCGGGCTGCTCGAAGGCGTGCAGGCCATCGGCGTCTCCGCCCAGCAGAACGCGCTGGTGCCGCTGGACGGCCACGGCAACACGGTGCGGCCCGCGCTCGTCGGCAACGACCGACGTGCGCAGGTGGCCGCCGTGGATCTGATCGACGCCCTCGGCGGCCGCGAGGCGTGGGCGCAGGCCGTGGGGTGTGTGCCGCAGGCCGCGCAGCCCGTGACGAAGCTGCGCTGGCTGGCCAGGACCGAGCCGGAGGCGGCGCGGCACGTGGCCGCACTCATGCAGGCCCCCGACTGGCTGGTGTGGCAGCTCCTGGGCCGCCCCGCGCGGCGTACGACCGACCGCGGCGGGGCCTCCGGCACCGGCTACTGGTCGGCGGCGACGGGCGCGTACCGCCCCGACCTCGTCGAGCTGGCGCTCGGGCACCAGGCGATGCTGCCCGAGGTCATCGGTCCCGCCGAGCCCGCGGGGACGACGCCCGAGGGGCTGCTGATCTCGGCCGGCACCGGCGAGACGATGGCGGCCGCCTTCGGGCTCGGGGTCCAGCAGGGCGACGCCGTGGTGTCGCTCGGGGCATCGGGGTCGGTGATGGCCGTGCACCACGAGGCGCTGGTCGACGCGCGCGGGATGATCACCTCGCTCGCGGACGCCACCGGGATGCAGCTGCCGGTGGTGCACACCATGAACGCGGTGCGGGTGCTGCGCGGCACCGCCGAGATGCTGGGCGTCGCGGATCTGGAGGAGCTGTCCGCGCTCGCCATGAAGTCGACGCCGGGTGCGCACGGCCTCGCCCTCCTCCCCTATCTGGAGGGGGAGAAGACGCCGAACCTGCCGCATGCCGCGGGGACGCTGACCGGGCTGCGGCGCGAGTCGATGAAGCCCGAGCATCTGGCGCGGGCCGCGTTCGAGGGCATGCTCTGCGGGCTCGGGGACGCGCTCGACGTGCTGCGCGTGCGCGGGGTGGACGTGCGGCGGGTGTTCCTGCTGGGCGCCGCCGCCGAGCTGCCCGCCGTGCAGGCGGCGGCTCCGATGCTCTTCGGTACGCAGGTCGTGGTGCCGCAGCCCGCGGACTACGCCGCGATCGGCGCCGCGCGCCAGGCCGCGTGGGCGCTGACGGGGCAACTCCCGCTCTGGCAGGGGGCGGCGGCGCAGATCTTCGAACCGGGCGAGGAGCTCGCGGTGGGCCAGGCGGTGCGTCAGCAGTACTCGACGGTCCGGGAGCAGTCGCACCCCGGCGCGTTCTCCTGA
- a CDS encoding ABC transporter ATP-binding protein, protein MMGPDSRSMDFKGSGKRLLAQFRPERTTMYGMIAAGILSVALSVLGPKILGRATDLIFAGIIGRDMPADLTKEQVIEGLRDKGDGGMADMLTGVDFTPGEGIDFGAMGEVLLLALGTFLAAGLLLAVATRLSNRAINRTVFRLRGDVQEKLSRLPLSYFDKRQRGEVLSRATNDIDNINQTLQQTMGQLINSLLTIIGVLVMMFWVSPLLALVALVTVPLSFFVAMKVGKRSQPQFVQQWKTTGKLNAHIEEMYTGHALVKVFGRQEESAKAFAEQNDQLYDAGFRAQFISGAMQPLMFFISNLNYVLVAVVGGLRVASGSLSIGDVQAFIQYSRQFSMPLTQVASMANLVQSGVASAERVFEILDAEEQEADPVPGERPAKLSGRVEMEHVSFRYAEDKPLIEDLSLVVEPGHTVAIVGPTGAGKTTLVNLLMRFYEVTGGRITLDGVDIAGMSRDELRAGIGMVLQDTWLFGGTIAENIAYGAAKEVTREEVEEAARAAHADRFVRTLPDGYDTVIDDDGTGVSAGEKQLITIARAFLSDPVILVLDEATSSVDTRTEVLIQKAMARLAHGRTSFVIAHRLSTIRDADTILVMENGAIVEQGTHDALLAAGGAYARLYAAQFAEAVAEVD, encoded by the coding sequence ATGATGGGCCCCGACTCCCGGTCGATGGACTTCAAGGGCTCCGGCAAGCGGCTGCTCGCGCAGTTCAGGCCGGAGCGCACCACGATGTACGGGATGATCGCGGCCGGAATCCTGAGCGTCGCGCTCTCCGTCCTCGGCCCGAAGATCCTCGGCAGGGCGACCGACCTGATCTTCGCGGGGATCATCGGCCGTGACATGCCCGCGGACCTGACGAAGGAACAGGTGATCGAGGGCCTGCGCGACAAGGGCGACGGCGGCATGGCCGACATGCTCACCGGCGTCGACTTCACGCCGGGCGAGGGCATCGACTTCGGCGCGATGGGCGAGGTCCTGCTGCTCGCGCTCGGCACGTTCCTCGCGGCCGGCCTGCTGCTGGCCGTGGCGACCCGGCTCTCCAACCGCGCCATCAACCGGACCGTCTTCCGGTTGCGTGGCGACGTACAGGAGAAGCTGTCGCGGCTTCCGCTGTCGTACTTCGACAAGCGGCAGCGCGGCGAGGTGCTGAGCCGTGCCACGAACGACATCGACAACATCAACCAGACGCTCCAGCAGACGATGGGCCAGCTCATCAACTCGCTGCTGACGATCATCGGCGTGCTGGTCATGATGTTCTGGGTGTCGCCGCTGCTCGCGCTGGTGGCGCTGGTCACCGTGCCGCTGTCGTTCTTCGTGGCGATGAAGGTCGGCAAGCGGTCTCAGCCGCAGTTCGTGCAGCAGTGGAAGACCACCGGCAAGCTGAACGCGCACATCGAGGAGATGTACACCGGGCACGCCCTGGTGAAGGTGTTCGGCCGGCAGGAGGAGTCGGCGAAGGCGTTCGCCGAGCAGAACGACCAGTTGTACGACGCCGGGTTCAGGGCCCAGTTCATCAGCGGCGCCATGCAGCCGCTGATGTTCTTCATCTCGAACCTGAACTATGTCCTGGTGGCCGTGGTGGGCGGGCTGCGGGTCGCGTCGGGCTCGCTGTCCATCGGTGACGTGCAGGCCTTCATCCAGTACTCGCGGCAGTTCTCGATGCCACTCACGCAGGTCGCCTCGATGGCGAACCTCGTGCAGTCGGGCGTCGCGTCCGCCGAGCGGGTCTTCGAGATCCTCGACGCCGAGGAGCAGGAGGCCGACCCGGTGCCGGGCGAGCGTCCCGCGAAGCTCAGCGGGCGGGTCGAGATGGAGCACGTCTCCTTCCGCTACGCCGAGGACAAGCCGCTCATCGAGGACCTGTCCCTGGTCGTGGAGCCCGGCCACACCGTCGCCATCGTCGGGCCGACCGGCGCGGGCAAGACGACGCTGGTCAACCTGCTCATGCGGTTCTACGAGGTGACGGGCGGGCGCATCACGCTGGACGGCGTCGACATCGCCGGCATGTCGCGGGACGAACTGCGGGCCGGGATCGGCATGGTCCTCCAGGACACCTGGCTCTTCGGAGGCACCATCGCGGAGAACATCGCGTACGGCGCGGCGAAGGAGGTCACGCGCGAGGAGGTCGAGGAGGCGGCGCGCGCGGCCCACGCGGACCGTTTCGTGCGCACCCTGCCCGACGGGTACGACACGGTGATCGACGACGACGGCACGGGCGTGAGCGCGGGCGAGAAGCAGCTCATCACCATCGCGCGGGCGTTCCTGTCCGATCCGGTGATCCTGGTGCTCGACGAGGCGACGAGTTCGGTCGACACCCGCACGGAGGTGCTCATCCAGAAGGCGATGGCACGCCTCGCGCACGGGCGTACTTCTTTCGTCATCGCGCACCGGCTGTCCACGATCCGTGACGCCGACACGATTTTGGTGATGGAGAACGGAGCGATCGTCGAGCAGGGGACGCACGATGCCCTGCTGGCGGCGGGCGGGGCGTATGCGCGGTTGTACGCGGCGCAGTTCGCGGAGGCGGTGGCGGAGGTCGACTGA
- a CDS encoding FAD-dependent oxidoreductase, which yields MVDAHQTFVIVGGGLAGAKAAETLRSEGFTGRVILVGDERDHPYERPPLSKGYLLGKEERDRVFVHEPGWYAQADVELHLGQPVVAIDRATRSVRLGDGTAVHYDKLLLATGAEPRRLDIPGTDLAGVHHLRRLAHADRLRQVLAALGRDNGHLVIAGAGWIGLEVAAAAREYGAEVTVVEREPTPLHGVLGPEFGQVFTDLHAEHGVRFHFGASLTEIVGQDGMVLAVQTDDGEEHPAHDVLAAIGAAPRTALAEAAGLDLADRAHGGGVLVDASLRTSDPDIYAAGDVAAQHHPLFGTGLRVEHWANALNGGPAAARAMLGQDVRHDRVPYFFSDQYDVGLEYSGWAPPGTYDQVVARGDVGKREFIAFWLSEGRVLAGMNVNVWEVTETVQQLIRTGARPDIERLADPSVPLESLLA from the coding sequence GTGGTCGACGCGCATCAGACGTTCGTCATTGTGGGAGGAGGTCTGGCCGGCGCCAAGGCGGCCGAGACGCTCCGTTCCGAGGGATTCACCGGCCGGGTGATCCTCGTCGGTGACGAGCGTGACCACCCCTACGAGCGCCCGCCCCTGTCCAAGGGCTACCTCCTCGGCAAGGAGGAGCGCGACCGCGTCTTCGTCCACGAACCGGGGTGGTACGCGCAAGCCGACGTGGAGCTGCACCTCGGCCAGCCCGTCGTCGCCATCGACCGCGCCACCAGGAGCGTGCGCCTCGGCGACGGCACGGCCGTCCACTACGACAAGCTGCTCCTGGCCACCGGCGCCGAGCCGCGCCGCCTCGACATCCCCGGCACGGACCTCGCGGGCGTCCACCACCTGCGCCGCCTCGCCCACGCCGACCGCCTCCGGCAGGTCCTCGCGGCCCTCGGCAGGGACAACGGCCACCTGGTGATCGCGGGCGCGGGCTGGATCGGCCTGGAGGTCGCGGCGGCCGCCAGGGAGTACGGCGCGGAGGTCACCGTCGTCGAGCGGGAGCCGACCCCGCTGCACGGCGTCCTCGGCCCGGAGTTCGGTCAGGTCTTCACCGACCTGCACGCCGAGCACGGGGTGCGCTTCCACTTCGGCGCCTCGCTCACCGAGATCGTCGGCCAGGACGGCATGGTCCTCGCCGTCCAGACGGACGACGGCGAGGAGCACCCCGCGCACGACGTGCTCGCCGCGATCGGCGCCGCCCCGCGCACGGCGCTCGCCGAGGCCGCGGGCCTCGACCTGGCCGACCGCGCGCACGGCGGCGGCGTGCTGGTCGACGCCTCGCTGCGGACCTCGGACCCCGACATCTACGCGGCGGGCGACGTGGCCGCCCAGCACCACCCGCTCTTCGGCACGGGGCTGCGCGTCGAGCACTGGGCGAACGCCCTGAACGGCGGCCCGGCGGCCGCCCGCGCCATGCTCGGCCAGGACGTCCGACACGACCGCGTGCCGTACTTCTTCTCCGACCAGTACGACGTGGGCCTGGAGTACTCCGGCTGGGCGCCCCCGGGCACGTACGACCAGGTGGTGGCCCGCGGAGACGTCGGGAAGCGGGAGTTCATCGCGTTCTGGCTGAGCGAGGGACGGGTGCTGGCCGGGATGAACGTCAATGTGTGGGAGGTCACGGAGACCGTCCAGCAGCTGATCCGCACGGGCGCCCGCCCGGACATCGAGCGCCTCGCGGACCCGTCCGTCCCCCTGGAGTCGCTGCTCGCGTGA